The DNA segment AAGAATAATGTAGTTCGTGTCTTGGAAAATTATTGCCCAGGATTTCATGGTATGATCGAATCGTCGTCCCTCCTTTCTCCCGTAGATTTGGAAAACCAATTTGGATTAACCGAAGGAAATTTGAATCATGGTGAAATGACATTGGATCAATTTATGTTTATGCGTCCTACAAT comes from the Candidatus Neomarinimicrobiota bacterium genome and includes:
- a CDS encoding NAD(P)/FAD-dependent oxidoreductase; this encodes KNNVVRVLENYCPGFHGMIESSSLLSPVDLENQFGLTEGNLNHGEMTLDQFMFMRPTISSAQYKSPIENLYLCGPGTHPGGGLHGTNGFNAAREMLK